In Patescibacteria group bacterium, the DNA window AACTTGGCGGGGTACCGCGAAAGATTACGATAGACAATCCCAAATGCATAGCCCTGACGGCCAGCCGTTATGAGCCGTTGCTGAACCCTGTGGTTGAGCGGTTCGCCGGGCATTACGATTTTTTCTGGGAGTGCCTGCCGCCGTACGAGCCGCAGATGAAAGGGCACGTGGAAAAGCAGGTTCCCTATATGCGTCGGCTGATGCAGGCGAGAAACAATGAATGGGGCGGTATAGAATCTGAGGAGGCGTATTTGAGGGGCAAAGTGGAGCTGGCCAACGACAAGCCGCACGGCACGACGCGGCGGCGGCCTATGGAAGTATGGGAGGCGGAAGAAAAGCCCGCCATGAAGGCACTGCCGGCGGTCGAATACGCTATAGAGCAATACGGTGAAGGGTTGGTGCGGCGCGACGGGTACGTGCGATTTGATAGTCGGTATTACGCAGTGGGTGCGGGGTTGAAAGGGAAGCTGGTCACGATGATAGCCGACCACCGGCAGGTGACAATATACCGTGAGTCTCAGTTGCTTGAAGTTTACGATCGATTACGCGACCCGAAGAATATGAAAGTAGCGAAGCGGCATTATCTAAAGCCGTGGGAACAGCCGACCGGCGACAGCGGATTTTACCTTGAGCGTGCTGGCAAGGTCGGGCCTAACGTGAAGCTGTGGGTGGAGGAGGTTTTAAAACAAGGGCAGGGGTTTGTGGATACGCGCAAGGTATGGGGAGTGCTGAGCCTGGATAAGCGGTATCTGCCTGCCGAGGTAGATCTTGCCTGCGGCCGCGCCCTGGAGCTTAAAAGCATGAGTTATCGGGTGGTGGTCCGCTTTGTGGAAAACGCGCGGTACGCGGCCGGGCAGGGAATATTGTTGCCGGCCATCCCTGTTCCGGCCCTCGGTCATAAATATACGCGGTCATTAGCCGAATATAAAAATCTGCTGCCCATGGAAGGGCTGCACAAGGAGGATGGACACGCATGAACATAGAAACGGTAAAGACGCAGTTAAAGTCGCTGCATTTGTCGGCGGCGGCGCGGGAGGTGGAAGAGGTGCTGGCGAGCCACGGGTCGGCGGTGGACCTTGGCTGGGTGGCGGAGTTGCTTGAGCGGGAGCTGGATGCGCGTAA includes these proteins:
- the istA gene encoding IS21 family transposase: MDRKIVELLMQGASVTTITTGLKVGKGRIKRLREKAKACGYLPAEGRGAGVTPLPAYPEAIFHDDADKRVGRQSAEHRKLDSIRSWIEERLGTGWDPVTVFEELPEELRDVSRSSFYRYLARADIAGAEKDNRVIPEIAHDPGEALIMDWGKLCHGVDPLTGRKRIVWAFIGVMGYSRRRLVRLVWRMDAGTTLRAIESMFRELGGVPRKITIDNPKCIALTASRYEPLLNPVVERFAGHYDFFWECLPPYEPQMKGHVEKQVPYMRRLMQARNNEWGGIESEEAYLRGKVELANDKPHGTTRRRPMEVWEAEEKPAMKALPAVEYAIEQYGEGLVRRDGYVRFDSRYYAVGAGLKGKLVTMIADHRQVTIYRESQLLEVYDRLRDPKNMKVAKRHYLKPWEQPTGDSGFYLERAGKVGPNVKLWVEEVLKQGQGFVDTRKVWGVLSLDKRYLPAEVDLACGRALELKSMSYRVVVRFVENARYAAGQGILLPAIPVPALGHKYTRSLAEYKNLLPMEGLHKEDGHA